The DNA sequence TTATGGCTTGGAGAGCAGGCGATATGAATATGACCACAATGATGCAAGACATGACCGGTAACGGTATGGCAAAAGGAAACGAAAAAATGCCAGCAGAAAAACCTGCTCATTAAGTTTCACGACTCACAAAATAAAAAAGAGGGCTATATAGCCCTCTTTTTTTGTGGTGTTATGCAAAATTACCCCAAAACAACATCCGCTGCAATAATTCCAACATCTTGAAAGCCTTTCAGCACAAATTCAAATGCCAAAGAGCTCAAGATAACGCCCATGATACGACTGATAATATTGATCACATTTTGACCAATCACTTTCTCAACCCAATTGGCTGAACGCATCAGCACGTAAACGAGCAATAAAAGCGCCAACATTGTACCAATAACAGCAGCTTGATTCATAAAAACACCCTCAGCCTGTTCCATATAAAGAACGATAGAGGTAAGCGCTGCGGGACCCGCTGTCATCGGAATCGCAATTGGGAAAACAGCAATATCTGTCGATTTCTTTTTCATCAAGTCTTTATCATCATGTGGATCAGATCCTTTATCCATCACAAGATTGATACCGGTGATCAACAGAAGTAAACCACCCGCAAGTTTGAAAGCTGCAAAACTAATACCCATTTTTTCTAAAATGGCTGTTCCTAAAAACGCAAATGCTAACATAACAACTGCTACAACTGTGATCGATCTATTAGCCATTGCGATTTTATGCGATCTGTCTGTTCCTCTTGTCAAAATTGCAAATAAAGATGCAACGCCAATTGGATTAATTGCTGCAAATAACACCGCCGCGGTACTAATAATAAGT is a window from the Alphaproteobacteria bacterium genome containing:
- a CDS encoding MarC family protein, whose translation is MFELIISTAAVLFAAINPIGVASLFAILTRGTDRSHKIAMANRSITVVAVVMLAFAFLGTAILEKMGISFAAFKLAGGLLLLITGINLVMDKGSDPHDDKDLMKKKSTDIAVFPIAIPMTAGPAALTSIVLYMEQAEGVFMNQAAVIGTMLALLLLVYVLMRSANWVEKVIGQNVINIISRIMGVILSSLAFEFVLKGFQDVGIIAADVVLG